Genomic DNA from Thiosocius teredinicola:
CTGGTGCTGCCTCTCGTAGATACGGGTGGAAGACAACAACGCGGCCCGCCGCACAACCCCTGAGAGGAGAACTAAAGATGAAATTCTCAACCGCATTGAAACTGGTATCGCTTGGCGCCATGGCTTTGACGACGGCCGCGGCCTGTACCTCCGGCTACTACAAGTCGGCCGAACACAGCAGCACGCTGACCGACCACCGGGGCATGGTGGTTTACACCTTCGATAAGGACACAGCGCATACCGGACAGAGCAACTGCTACGGACCGTGCGCGAGCACCTGGCCGCCGGTCGTTGCCGGCGACATCCGCGGGTCGAACATCGGTCGCATCGAGCGTACCGATGGACAAGCGCAGGCAACCTACAAGGGTGAGCCTCTTTACTATTATCTCGGCGACGCGAATCCCGGCGACGAGAACGGCGATGGCGTCGGCGGTGTATGGCATTCCGCCAAGCGCCAGCCGGCTTATCAGTCGAATGCCTCGTACAGCTACGGTGGCTACGGCGCCTATTGAAGCGCATGACAATGCCGGCGGCGGTGGCAATGCAAGGGATTGCCACGCGCCGGCCTGAGAATCTTCCAGACGGTTATGCGGGCCTGCTTCAGGCGTCGGTGTCGTCCTGTTCGGTCAACTTGGTGCAGTCGGGACAGTAGATGGTGCCCAGGCGCACGTGATAGCGCACCAGGGTGCCGACCTCGACCGGTTGGCCGCAGCTATCGCACAAGGTGCCGCTGTCGAGCACCAGCTCGTCGAAGCCATCCACCGGGATCTCGATGCCGTGCATGATCCGGCTCCAGGGTTTCTCTTTGACGATATCGGGACGATACAATTCCTCGATCTGCCGCCAGCGCGCGATCAGGTGTTCCGGCAGGTCATGCTTGCGCAGGACCGATTCCATGAGGTCTTCCCGATAGTCGAACAGCTCATCGGAAATCACCATCCAATGATGCGCATTGCGCGGCCGGTCGCCGAAGTAGACTTTCTCGCCGCTGAATATCTGGCGCAGGAACAGGTACTGTTTTTCAATCGAGCGTTGCTTGGTGACCTTGGCGAAGAACGGTGACAGCCGTGGATCGTCGTACACGATCGTGTAGAAATCGTTGAGGATGGGCGTCAGCCGCTTGCCGCTAGCCAGCGCTTCCCAAATCTCTGTGTCGGGCGCCGGGTAGGGCACCTCAACGCTGGTAACCACCTCGGGCATCGCGGCAGCCGGCGTGATGCGCGAGTCGCGGCGACGGTCTGCATAATCAAAGGGATCAGTGAATATCTGCGCCTGCGGTACGCCGATCGCGATGGCCTCCTGATGCAGCGCGGTGACGAATGGCGCAGGTCCGGCCAGGTAGACGTGCCAGCCGGCCAGATCGTCGTAGTTCGAGCGAATCGTCTGTATGGCGGAGTCGACCGGTGTGCCATGCGCGGCCGATGTTCCGCCAATGCACGGGAAGTAGGTCAGATTGTCGTTCGCCGCGGCCAGTTCCTTGAGTGTGCCGTCAAGATAGAGTTCTTGTGGGTTCAGCGCTTCGTGATAAAGGTGGATGGCGCCCGTGTGCCCCATGGCGATGGCTTCGCGAGCGATCCCCAACATCGGCGCCAATCCGGTGCCGCCGCCGATCAACAGTAGCGAGCGGTTCGGATCCGACGAGTCGTAGCAACAGTCGCCCAGCGGCCCCTGTATGTCGATTTCGTCCATCTCGTTGAGATCATCGAACACCCAGTTGCTGAACCGGCCGTTCGCCATGCGCTTGATGTGTAGTTCGAGGAAGTAATCGTCGGCTGGATGGTCGGCTATGGAATAGGAGCGCGCCAGGCCATCGCTCACCCGACTCAGATTGACGAACTGGCCACCGTGGAAGGCGTCGGGCTGTTCGACTTCGAGCATCAGGCGGCAGATGTCCGGGGTCAGCAACTCTTTCTGTTGTACGACGGCGGTCTTGTACAGATCGGCATGATCAATCGCGCTGATCGCAAGATCGTTGTGCGGTCGGCACTGGCAGGGTAGAAAGAATCCAGATGCGACATAGCTTGCACGTAAGCCATGCTGTGCTTCATCCGAGACGTCACCCTGGTCGCAGCGCATCATGCAGACATGGCAGCTGCCTTTCTGACAGGAGAAAGGCAGTTCGACTCCCTGGCGCAAGAAGGCCTGTAGCACCGTCTCGTCCGGCCGGCAGTGGTAGGTGGTTTGTTGGTAGGTGACCTTGGGCATTTGCGGTTTCCATTGCTTTGGAGTCCTTGTCGGCATCGGCGCGCGATTTTGAACCGGGCTCGCGGCGCGAAGGCGTGCCGGGCAGCACGACCTCAACGCTCCGTCGACTTTGCAATAATAGGCCCATTTGATCGGCGAGAGAGCGTGGCCGTCGTTGCCCGGGAGAGTTGAGCATGTTGAAACCACCGCAATGGCTTACAAAAGGTGCGGGACGGCGTCGCTTTCTCTGGCGCGCGTCGGCGGTCCTGATGGCGTTGCTGCTGAGCGCCTGTGTGAGCCGGTCGCCGGTCAAGCCGGCGGGCGTGGCGTTGGACACGGTCGAGGAAGGCGACGGACAACCGCAATGGTGGTACCTGCGTTTTCGCCTGGCACGCGAAGATGCGCAGGAAGTGAGCAGCTATCTCGATATGCTGATTGCCGATCGAATCCTCGCGCCGCTGATCGTCGCCGAGCGCGACGAGATCGTGCTGTGGCGCTTTCATCGACGCTGGCCGAACGATGCCACCGGCCATCAGTTCAGCCTGATCGTGTTTACCAGTGTGCCGGTTGCGCAACGGCTTGCCGACAATATCGGCCGCAGCGCCATGCTCTCGCAGCTGCGCGACGACGGCCACCTGGTGCAGTTCCGCATCGATCAGCCGGCCGAAGAGGTGCGATTCGATATCGATGCGACCAGCGACCGTGCCTGGCCGCTGCCGATCCAGCGTGAATGGCCGCATTTCATCATGGGTGCCAGCCACATGTGGCTGGGGTTGGTGCAAGGGGCGGCTCGGGAATACCCGGACATGACGCTTTACGAGAAATATCAGGCGGTCGAATCAGATGTCGACGCCTTGTGGTTCAAGCACGGCAACCATGCGTTCTTTCACCATTTGAGTGCCCTGTTCGGCTATCGCCCGATACGCGTGATCCGGCGCGATATCATGACATTCTGATCTGGCCGGCATTGCGGCTTGAGCGAGGGAACGGCTGCCCTATACTGCGGGTCAGACGGTTTACCGCATTGCTGGTGGCCCCCGGCAGCACGTTTTGTTTGCGCCAGGGCCGTCGCACAGGCTCATTGACGACAGCATTACCGCGGAGTGACAGACATGGCCACACTGAACGTGAACGGTAAGACCATCGACGTCGAGGTCGATGATTCCACCCCTCTGTTATGGGCGCTCAGAGAGCAACTCGGCCTGACGGGTACCAAGTATGCCTGCGGCATCGGTGTCTGCGGCGCCTGCACGGTGCATATCGATGGCCAGGCCGTTCGATCCTGTGTAGTTCCGGTGTCATCGGTTGCGGCTTCGCAGAAGATCACGACGATCGAAGGCCTGTCGCCGGATGGCAGTCACCCGGTACAGCGTGCGTGGGCTGAATTGGACGTGCCACAGTGCGGCTATTGCCAGCCGGGCATGATCATGGCCGCCGCAGCCTTGCTGGCCGACAAGCCGAATCCCACCGACAGCGATATCGATGCAGGTCTGACGAATATCTGTCGCTGCGGCACCTTCAATCGTGTCCGCCGGGGCATCCATCGCGCTGCCGAACTCAACGGCAAGGAGAAATCCTGATGGCAACCGAACAGGTTAATGTCTCAAGGCGCGATTTTCTGATTGGTTCGGCGACCGCCGGCGTCGGTTTGTCGCTCGGTTTCTACCTGCCGTTCGGCGCCGCTCATGCGCAGAACCAGGCGGGCGATGCGATTCGCGAGGTCAATGCCTGGGTGGTGATCAAGCCGGACGATACGGTCGTGATCCGGATTGCACGTTCGGAGATGGGTCAGGGCACCTTGACCGGGCTGGCGCAACTGGTCGCTGAAGAACTCGAATGCGATTGGTCCAAGGTGACGACGGAGTACCCGACGCCCGGGCAGAACCTGGCGCGTGACCGTGTGTGGCGCAGTTTTTCGACCGGTGGCAGCCAGGGCATCCGTGGCAGTCATCAATATGTGCGCGAAGGCGGTGCGGTGGCCCGCAGCATGCTGATCGAAGCAGCGGCTGAGGCGTGGGGTGTGCCGATGGAGGAGTGCTCGGCGGCGAACAGCGTCATCACGCACGGTCCGACCGGCCGAACCGTGACCTACGGCCAGGTCGCAACTGCCGCGGCCGACATGATCCCGCCGGTGACGGTGCCGCTGAAAGACCCGAAGGATTGGAAGATCGTCGGCAAGCCGGTCAAGCGTCTCGATACGCTCGACAAGCTCACCGGCAAGCAGGTATTCGGTGCCGATCTGTCGTTGCCCGGCATGTTGAACGCAGCGATCAAAGCCTGCCCGGTGTTTGGCGGCAGCGTCCGGGCGTACGACGCGAACCAGGTCATGGGCATGCCCGGTGTGCGCAAGGCCGTCAAAGTCGACGATGCGACGGTTGCCGTGATCGCCGAAACCTGGTGGCAGGCGAAGACGGCGTTGGATGCATTGCCGGTGGTGTGGGACGACGGTCCGAATAGCGATGTCAGCAGCGAGTCGATTGCGGATTGGTTGCGCGATGGCCTGAGCGCGGCCAAGGCGTTCGTCGGCAACCGCCAGGGCGATGTGGACGATGCGCTGACGGGTGCCGTCGAGATGGTCGAAGCGGTCTACAGCTACCCCTATCAGAACCATGCGACGATGGAACCCATGAATGCCACGGCGCGCTGGACAACGGAGCGCTGCGAGGTGTGGTGCCCGACGCAGAACGGCGAGGCCGCACTGGAGGCGGCAATCGCTGCATCGGGATTGGCGCCGGCGCAATGCGATGTGTACAAGATCCATCTCGGTGGCGGCTTTGGGCGGCGCGGTGCGCAGGACTATGTCACCCAGGCCGTGAATATCGCCAAGCAGATGCCCGGCACGCCGATCAAGATGCTGTGGTCGCGCGAAGAAGACATGACACACGGCAAGTACCATCCAACCACCCAGGCGAAACTGGTCGGTGGCCTGGACAAGGACGGTAACCTGACCGCTCTGCGGGTACGTATCTCGGGACAATCGATTCTCGCCTCGGTACGGCCGAACGCGTTGAATGACGGGGCGGACATGGTCACTTTCCAGGGCTTCCTGCCCGAAGGCGATCACGCCTTTGTCTACAGCGTGCCGAACCTGCTGGTCGATCACGCGATGCGCAATCCGCCGGTGCCGCCCGGGTTCTGGCGTGGCGTGAACATCAACCAGAACGCGATCTACCTGGAATGCTTCGTCGACGAGCTGGCGCATGCCAGCGGACAAGACCCACTCGCGTTTCGCCGCAGGTTGATGGCGAACGATCATCCGAACGCTCTGGCGGTGCTCAACGCAGTTGCCCACAAGGTGGGGTGGGACGCCAAGCCGGCGGATGGCGTGCACCGCGGATTGGCGGTGTGCAAGACGTTCGCCAGCTACGTCGCGGCTTGTGCCGAGGTTTCGGTGACCAACGGTCAATTGAAGGTACACCGTATTGTTGCAGCGACCGACTCGGGATATGCGGTCAACCCGCAGCAGATCGAGGCGCAGATCGAAGGGTCGTTCATGTTCGGCCTGTCGGCGATGTTGTACGGCGAGTGCACCATCAAAGGCGGACGCGTCGAGCAGGAGAACTTCAACAGCTATCCATCGATGACGATCGCCGAGATGCCGCAGGTCGAATCGATCGTGATGCCATCGGGCGGCTTCTGGGGCGGGGTCGGTGAACCGACGATTGCGGTAGCGGCCCCGGCGGTGCTGAATGCGATATTCGCCGCCACCGGGCGGCGCGTCCGCAACCTGCCGCTGAAGAACACCGACCTGCGGGTAGCGTGAGCGAACGTCTCGGCAGCGCCTATCCGCTGGCGGATGATCAGCAGGTACTGCGTGCAGCGCATGACTGGTTGACTGCGGAGCACGCTGTGGTGCTGGTGACTGTCGTCCGCACGTGGGGCTCTTCACCGCGACCACCGGGCGCTCTGTTGGCGATCAACGATGCCGGCCAGACCGTCGGTTCGGTATCGGGCGGTTGTATCGAAGACACGTTGCGCGATCGGTTTTGTAGCGGCGAGATCGCCGGTCCCGATCCGACCATGATCGACTTCGGAATCGATCGCGAGGACGCCGGGCGGCTCGGGCTGCCTTGCGGTGGCAGACTCGAGCTGCTGGTGGAACATCTTCACGCACCGCAACCGCTCGAACGTCTGTTGGACAGACTCGAACGCGGCGAACTGGTGGCGCGACGCGTCTGCCTGAACACCGGCGAGGTGAGTCTGCATAGCGGCGAGCCGGGTATCGAGTTCCAGGTGAGCGACGATTACGTCGTACGTACCTTGGGTCCGTCGTGGACCTTGTTGTTGGTGGGCAACGGCCAGCTTGCACAGCATCTTGGCGCGATGGCGCTACAACTGTGTTTCGAGGTGACGATCTGCGATCCGCGCGAGTCGTTCGCCAGCTTGCCGGCTGTGCCCACCGTTCACTACGACAAGCGCATGCCGGATGATGCCGTACGCCATGTAGTGACACATCCTCGCGCCGCTGTGGTGACGCTGGCGCACGATCCACGGCAGGACGACCTCGCGCTGACTGCTGCACTCGAATCACCGGCCTTCTATATCGGTGCGCTCGGGTCGACCCGGTCGGCCATGTCGCGCAACCGACGCCTGCAGTCGCTGGGTTATTCGGCGTCTCAGTTGGCGCGTATCCACGGCCCGGCAGGTTT
This window encodes:
- a CDS encoding (2Fe-2S)-binding protein; protein product: MATLNVNGKTIDVEVDDSTPLLWALREQLGLTGTKYACGIGVCGACTVHIDGQAVRSCVVPVSSVAASQKITTIEGLSPDGSHPVQRAWAELDVPQCGYCQPGMIMAAAALLADKPNPTDSDIDAGLTNICRCGTFNRVRRGIHRAAELNGKEKS
- a CDS encoding 2Fe-2S iron-sulfur cluster-binding protein; its protein translation is MPKVTYQQTTYHCRPDETVLQAFLRQGVELPFSCQKGSCHVCMMRCDQGDVSDEAQHGLRASYVASGFFLPCQCRPHNDLAISAIDHADLYKTAVVQQKELLTPDICRLMLEVEQPDAFHGGQFVNLSRVSDGLARSYSIADHPADDYFLELHIKRMANGRFSNWVFDDLNEMDEIDIQGPLGDCCYDSSDPNRSLLLIGGGTGLAPMLGIAREAIAMGHTGAIHLYHEALNPQELYLDGTLKELAAANDNLTYFPCIGGTSAAHGTPVDSAIQTIRSNYDDLAGWHVYLAGPAPFVTALHQEAIAIGVPQAQIFTDPFDYADRRRDSRITPAAAMPEVVTSVEVPYPAPDTEIWEALASGKRLTPILNDFYTIVYDDPRLSPFFAKVTKQRSIEKQYLFLRQIFSGEKVYFGDRPRNAHHWMVISDELFDYREDLMESVLRKHDLPEHLIARWRQIEELYRPDIVKEKPWSRIMHGIEIPVDGFDELVLDSGTLCDSCGQPVEVGTLVRYHVRLGTIYCPDCTKLTEQDDTDA
- a CDS encoding COG4315 family predicted lipoprotein, encoding MKFSTALKLVSLGAMALTTAAACTSGYYKSAEHSSTLTDHRGMVVYTFDKDTAHTGQSNCYGPCASTWPPVVAGDIRGSNIGRIERTDGQAQATYKGEPLYYYLGDANPGDENGDGVGGVWHSAKRQPAYQSNASYSYGGYGAY
- a CDS encoding XdhC family protein — encoded protein: MSERLGSAYPLADDQQVLRAAHDWLTAEHAVVLVTVVRTWGSSPRPPGALLAINDAGQTVGSVSGGCIEDTLRDRFCSGEIAGPDPTMIDFGIDREDAGRLGLPCGGRLELLVEHLHAPQPLERLLDRLERGELVARRVCLNTGEVSLHSGEPGIEFQVSDDYVVRTLGPSWTLLLVGNGQLAQHLGAMALQLCFEVTICDPRESFASLPAVPTVHYDKRMPDDAVRHVVTHPRAAVVTLAHDPRQDDLALTAALESPAFYIGALGSTRSAMSRNRRLQSLGYSASQLARIHGPAGLPIGSKRPAEIALSILAQITAIKNTGERPATTSSQASG
- a CDS encoding xanthine dehydrogenase family protein molybdopterin-binding subunit — its product is MATEQVNVSRRDFLIGSATAGVGLSLGFYLPFGAAHAQNQAGDAIREVNAWVVIKPDDTVVIRIARSEMGQGTLTGLAQLVAEELECDWSKVTTEYPTPGQNLARDRVWRSFSTGGSQGIRGSHQYVREGGAVARSMLIEAAAEAWGVPMEECSAANSVITHGPTGRTVTYGQVATAAADMIPPVTVPLKDPKDWKIVGKPVKRLDTLDKLTGKQVFGADLSLPGMLNAAIKACPVFGGSVRAYDANQVMGMPGVRKAVKVDDATVAVIAETWWQAKTALDALPVVWDDGPNSDVSSESIADWLRDGLSAAKAFVGNRQGDVDDALTGAVEMVEAVYSYPYQNHATMEPMNATARWTTERCEVWCPTQNGEAALEAAIAASGLAPAQCDVYKIHLGGGFGRRGAQDYVTQAVNIAKQMPGTPIKMLWSREEDMTHGKYHPTTQAKLVGGLDKDGNLTALRVRISGQSILASVRPNALNDGADMVTFQGFLPEGDHAFVYSVPNLLVDHAMRNPPVPPGFWRGVNINQNAIYLECFVDELAHASGQDPLAFRRRLMANDHPNALAVLNAVAHKVGWDAKPADGVHRGLAVCKTFASYVAACAEVSVTNGQLKVHRIVAATDSGYAVNPQQIEAQIEGSFMFGLSAMLYGECTIKGGRVEQENFNSYPSMTIAEMPQVESIVMPSGGFWGGVGEPTIAVAAPAVLNAIFAATGRRVRNLPLKNTDLRVA